The genome window TTGGGCAAAATGATCACCGTAGGGAGTATGCCCAAATCCCCGTTCCATGGTATTCCCAATGAGACTACTTTCCACGGAAGAAGCGTTGCAGTCTAGCCAAAGATTAGATTTTTTTTCCTGTAAAAATTCATATAGTTGTTGTTGAGTAACCCCTGGCTCAATGGTTACATAGCCTAATTCCTCATTAAAGTCGATGATTTTGTTCATCTTTTTCAGTTCCATTAAGGCACAACCATCTCCCGTAGGTACTTTTGATCCATAGCCCCAATTTTTGCCAGTGCTAACAGGATAAATAGGAATTTTATGCTCATTTGCGATGTGTAAACATTTTTTTATTTCTTGACTATTACTAGGGCGTAATACAGCACAAATTTTATTGTCAGTTAAATATGTGGCGGTTTCTTTTTTTTCTAAAACTGTGTCGGTCGTGATAATATTTTCTTCACTTAAAATGCTTGTCCAAGAGGCGATCGCTTGTTTTTTATCCATAAAATTCTCCATTTAAAATATTAGTGCAATCATCCATTTTTATATTAGCTTGTATTCTTTGAAATAAATTATAAAGATAAATATCTTTGCTAATGTTATTAATTGCTTCGGAAGTATTTAATAGAAAAAGTCTTCTTTTTCCTTTAAACTCCATAATTTCTCCACAAAAATAAGAATTTAAGCCATACAATTTTAACTGACGAGATAATCTTGGCTCCATAAGACTAATGGCATATTGCAAATTCAAATCAGAAACAATACTCGTCACAGCTAAATAAAGTGTGAGAGGAATAATTGATAAACTGCGCCTAGTAAATTTATTATCATACTGATTAAAGTCACCAGAATAAATAGTTTGTTTTTGGTTCCACTGGCGAAAATGACTAAGTACGGCTAAACGGGAAACTTCTCCAAAATAAGATCTAGGAATACAGTTAAAGTCAAGAAAGTGTTCATCACAAATGCGTTCAAAGGGAAATCGTTGCTGAAAACCATCTGAAGACAGAACCAAGCGCACACAACCAATGTAAATGTTTTTGGGTTTATACCTAAGTAATAAATGGATTGAACAGGAGTCATAAGCATCTTGTTCTAATTTATCAGGAAATTTACTTAGGGGTTCATACTTTAATTCTTGGCAGTAAACTTGATAACGAATACGGAACACTTCTTCTCTCAGTTTAGGTGTATTTGCAATGCAAATATCAAATTGTTGAGAACTATATACGAATCTATGATCTAATAATAGAGGTTGATTTGGCTTTATAGCTTTTATATTTAGACTCATACTAAGTTTACGAATTTATTGTTAAGCTGAACAAAACTGATAACAGATATTGTCTTTTATAGTAGCTTGTATTTTTTTAAATAAACAATAAATCTCCGTATTTTCACTGAAGCCATTCAAAACTTCTTGTCTTTCCAGGGTGTATGGACCTCTTTTACCATGAAAGTCAACAACAGTACCAATGGGACGAGCAATTAAGCCACTCATGCGTAAATGCCTAGCCAGTCGAGGTTCCATTAAGGTGACAGCATGACTAAGCCCCAAGTCCATGCCAAGGCTTGTGGCGGCTAAGTAAAGTCCTAAAGCGATTACGGAAGAACGTCGTCTTTGCTCTCTAATCTCTTCTTTACTTCTATTTTCAAAAACAATTAAACCACTGGGGGTATTTTGTTCCCCTGACCTTTTTCTAAATTGGGAGATTACTGCTAGTCGAGAAATCTCAGCAACATTTGTCCTCGATATATTTTCAAAATCAAAGGTATGGTTATGACAAATACTTTCAAAAGGAAAACGATGATCTATATCATTGGTATTAGATAAAACCAGACGTACACATCCTGCATAAATTCCCGTTGATTTATGTTGCAAAATACAATGAATAGAGCGATTATCGTAAGAATCTTTTTCCATAAAATCAGGAAAATTTTCTACGGGTTCATAGCCAAGTTCTTGACAATATACTTGATACCTAATTCTGAATACTTCTTCTTTTAATTCTTGGGTATTTGCTACAAATATATCAAAATACTTAAAAAAATGTTCTCCTAAGCCAATGCCGTCCATAATTTATTTTAGGTGATTAACATTTTTGATTATATCTTTTTTTCCGTACTAAGTAAGTATTTTTATTTTTTTTTCTCAGTAATACATATTAATTTTGAATAAAAATAAGTGATAATACTTAATAAAAATAGATAAAGACTAGAAGAAATAATTTTTCACTCAAAGATAACAATAAAAAATTGTTTTATATGAAAAGTTGCATTAAGTTTTTGAATTTTAGGACAGTTTTTCATTCAATAAATTTGTAATGACATACCACTTCACATTTGCATTTTATGCACCATGATAAATTTTGAACGATCGCCCTGAGTCCATTAAGTAATACAATGTAAATAGAAACAATCCCACACAAGGCGAGGTTGTACATAACTTTTCAGCGCTCTTTTAACCTTTTCTAACCCTTCTACTATTTCTTTATTCCGTTGTTTATCCCAGTAAAGACATTGTAGATAGTCCGCTAACCATAGCTGAGTTTCTAATTCCAAACTGTCACTAATTTCCTTGGCCAGATGAAATCCCTCAATCGCCCCTAAGGGTAATTGTGATAACCTAGAAAGTAGATCTGATGGTATTTCTAACAGCTTAGTGCGATCGCCCATCGCTTTCCCCGGAGAGCCTTGAGCCAACTTTACTAACTGAGGATATTCCAACACATCCGCCGCATTTTGCCTCTGCAATACATAAGCCAAATCATCCTCACTGAGGCGAGAAAAAGGAATCATCTGACAACGGGATACAAGGGTAGAAAGAATGGCATCCACACTGGGGGCTATTAAGATAATGGTAGCTCTCCCCGGCTCCTCAAGGGTTTTTAATAAAGCATTCCCCGCCGACTCTGCCATCAATTCCGTATCCTCGATTACCACCACCGAGCGAGGGGCTTTGAGAGGGGGACGACCTAAAAACTCACTGATCGCCCTTATTTGCTCAATTCTGATTTGTGGAGCATTTTTTCTTTTTAAACCCTGCTCCTGAGCTTGGGAGGCGGTAATAAGTTCACCTTTTTCGGTGTATGTAGGCTCTACCCAAAGGAAATCGGGGTGGTTTCCTGCCTGTATTTTTTGCACCATGGCGGCATAATCATCTTCGGGGCGAATCATCAGCATCTCCGCAAAACACCTCGCCCCATATCCTTTACCTACACCCTTCGCCCCTACAAACAAGTAAGCAGGGGCAATACGATTAATGGCGATCGCCCTTTCTAACAATTCTACAGCTAAAGGTTGTCCAATTAATTTTGCAAGGGGTTTCATAAATAATTGATAATTAATAGTTGATAATTGATAATTAATTTAAAGTGAGAGGGTAATTTTGCAAATGATTATAAAATATTAACCATTGCCCATTCCCTATTCCCCATTAAAATGTCTTCACTCACAGAGTCTCTAAAAAAATACTTCGGTTATGACAGTTTTCGCCCAGGGCAGGAAAAAATTGTCCAAGATGCGATCACCCATAAAGACCTTTTAGTTATCATGCCCACGGGGGGCGGAAAATCGCTCTGTTTTCAGCTTCCTGCCCTCTTGAAGCAGGGTATAACCATCGTCATATCCCCCCTCATATCCTTGATGCAAGACCAAGTCACAGCCCTACAAGACAACGGCATCGGGGCAACCTACATCAACAGCACCCTCAATTATGAAGAAACCAGAATCCGTCAAAGGGACATTTTAGCAGGAAAAATCAAACTCCTTTACCTCGCCCCCGAAAGGCTTGTTAGCGATACATTTCAACCTTTTTTAGACACAGTAGTTCAAAAAATAGGTATCTCCGCCTTTGCCATCGATGAAGCCCATTGTATCTCTGAATGGGGTCATGATTTTCGCCAAGAATATCGTCAGATGAAATACTTGCGTAGCCAATATCCCCGAGTGCCAATCATTGCCCTCACCGCTACCGCCACAGTTAGGGTACAACGGGATATAATTCAACAGCTAAACCTGCGCAATCCTCAAATTCATCGCTTCAGTTTCAACCGTCAAAACCTTTACTACGAAGTACAGCCAAAAGAAACCCGTGCTTATAACCAACTACTCCATATTATCCGTTCTCACCAAGGTTCTGGTATAGTTTATTGTATCAGTCGCAAAAGTACCGAAGAAATAGCCGAAAGACTCGCCAGAGATGGGGTTAGCGCCCTTCCTTACCATGCTGGATTAAGTGATAAAGTGCGATCGCAATATCAAACCCGCTTCATCCGAGACGATGTCCGCATCATGGTAGCTACTGTTGCCTTTGGTATGGGTATCAACAAACCCGATGTCCGTTTAGTAGTGCATTACGACTTACCCCGCAACATAGAAAGCTACTATCAAGAATCAGGCAGGGCAGGGAGAGACGGCGAAAAAGCCAGTTGTATTCTTTTATATAGCCGTGGTGATAAACAAAAAATAAACTACTTTATCAGACAAAAAACCAACCCCCAAGAGCAAAAAATTGCCTATGCCCAACTAGCCAAAGTCATTGAATATGCAGACACAAACTATTGTCGGCGCATCCCCCAACTAAGTTATTTTGGTGAAAAATTTAAAGGTAATTGTGGTAACTGTGATAACTGTCTAAATCCAAAACCCATAGAAGATTGGACTATTGAAGCCCAAAAGTTTTTATCCTGTGTTTATCGCACTAATCAACGGTTTGGAACTAAACATATCATAGACGTTTTGAGAGGTTCCAGGGATAAAAGAATTTATGAATATGGACACCATTTATTATCCACTTATGGTATAGGAAAAGATCATACCACCGATGAATGGAAAAATCTTGCCACCTCCCTCGTTTATCAAGGGTTAGTAAGACAAACTAGCGATGGATATAATATTCTTAAAATAAACGATCAAAGTAAGAAAATATTAAAAGGAGAAACAAAAGTATATGTTGCCGTTAAAGGCAAAGCCGTAAAAAAAGCATCGAGAGATTTAAACTCCCAAGCCGTAGAAGTAGAAATTTTACTCAATCAACTCAAAACATTACGTAAAAAATTAGCAGATTTAGAAAATATTGCTCCCTATGTCGTTTTTCACGATTCAACCCTCAAAGTAATGGCACAAATGCAACCCGACACCACCGCAAAATTTGCCCAACTTTCGGGGGTAAACGACTATAAATTGCATAAATATGGCGATATATTTATCTCAGAAATTAGAACATTTATCCAGCAAAAACAATTACCTTTCCAACTGCCTACCAATACCCAAATGAAAACCCTACAACTATATCAACAAGGGCTAGGTATTGCTGACATCGCCAAAGAAAGGGGTTTATCTGTTACTAGCATTGTCTCCCATCTCAGTGAATTAATAGAATTGAATCAACCTGTTATAGTTAATGATTTTGTTAAAACAGAGAAACAAAAGGTTATCCTAGATATCCTCAAGAAAGTAGGTAATCAGAAGTTAAAAGAAATTAAACAACATTTACCTGATGAATATACTTATGATGAGATTAAATTGGTTAGGGCATGGTTTAAAAGAATGGAGAATGGATAATTAAACTTATTTGTAATTAACATCTCTTTAATAAAAGTTTTAAGTAAGTAGGCATAATTAAATCAATTTAGGCAAGGGGTTTAAACCCCTTCTTCATAAGAGTCTTAATAAAATAAGAGCTATGATTAATTTTGCTAACCTACTTAACCCCTTGCTATCAAATTAATTTTTATAAAAATAAACTTAATTTTAAAATTAATCTTTGTAATAAATACTAAAAAATAATTCATAATTTTTGGATATGGAAAATATATTATTAAATAGATACGAAATCATAAATCATCTGGGTACAGGGGGTTTTGGTGAGACTTATCTAGCCAAAGATTTACATAGCCCTACTCAAAAAAGAGTAGTGGTAAAATCCCTTAAGCCAATTCATGACAAAAATAGGTCAGAATTAATCGAAAAACTATTTTTAAAAGAAGCCTCTACCTTAGAAGAATTAGGGGAAAATTCTAAACAAATTCCTACCCTTTATGCTTACTTTCATCATCAAGATAGATATTATCTAGTACAAGAATATATACAAGGAAAAAGCCTTAATCAAATAGGTATTATTTCTCCTGATAAGTGTAAAGAAATTTTGCTTTCTTTTTTAGAAGTATTGAAATATATTCACAGTCAAAATATTATTCATCGAGACATCAAACCAGAAAATATCATCATCAGAGAAAAAGATAACCTGCCCGTGTTAATTGACTTTGGGGCAGTTAAGGAAAAAATGGGCAGTTTTACCACCCCTAATGGCTCTATTGTAAGTTCTGTAATCGTTGGTACAAGAGGCTTTATGGCACCTGAGCAGGGTTTGGGGCGCACGGTTTTTAGTTCCGATTTATTCGCTCTTGGGTTAACCATAATTTACTGTTTGACGGGTAAATCTCCCATGGAGTTTCCTTCTGATACCCTAACGGGGGAGTTACAATGGCAGGATTATATCCCTAATTTAGAGTCTGGTTTTCGAGAAATTTTGGAAAAAGCAACTAAAATAGATATTCCTAGTCGTTATGGTAATGCAGAGGAAATGTATCAGGATGTGTTGACTGTTATGGGGGAAGTTTCTCCCCTGTCGATGGCTATGGCATCCCCTATCATTGCCCCAACCCAGTTATCTTCTCCTTCTGATACGTTACTTAAAACTCAGGTGATAACTCCTCGAGTTGAGGATGATAATTTATCGGATTCTTCTTCCAGCAATTTTCTGATGGTTGTGATGTTTAGTATGGTAGTTTTTTTGGCTTTAATGGGA of Cyanobacterium sp. HL-69 contains these proteins:
- a CDS encoding PEP-CTERM/exosortase system N-acyl amino acid synthase, producing the protein MSLNIKAIKPNQPLLLDHRFVYSSQQFDICIANTPKLREEVFRIRYQVYCQELKYEPLSKFPDKLEQDAYDSCSIHLLLRYKPKNIYIGCVRLVLSSDGFQQRFPFERICDEHFLDFNCIPRSYFGEVSRLAVLSHFRQWNQKQTIYSGDFNQYDNKFTRRSLSIIPLTLYLAVTSIVSDLNLQYAISLMEPRLSRQLKLYGLNSYFCGEIMEFKGKRRLFLLNTSEAINNISKDIYLYNLFQRIQANIKMDDCTNILNGEFYG
- the holB gene encoding DNA polymerase III delta' subunit HolB — its product is MKPLAKLIGQPLAVELLERAIAINRIAPAYLFVGAKGVGKGYGARCFAEMLMIRPEDDYAAMVQKIQAGNHPDFLWVEPTYTEKGELITASQAQEQGLKRKNAPQIRIEQIRAISEFLGRPPLKAPRSVVVIEDTELMAESAGNALLKTLEEPGRATIILIAPSVDAILSTLVSRCQMIPFSRLSEDDLAYVLQRQNAADVLEYPQLVKLAQGSPGKAMGDRTKLLEIPSDLLSRLSQLPLGAIEGFHLAKEISDSLELETQLWLADYLQCLYWDKQRNKEIVEGLEKVKRALKSYVQPRLVWDCFYLHCIT
- the recQ-2 gene encoding ATP-dependent DNA helicase RecQ, which gives rise to MSSLTESLKKYFGYDSFRPGQEKIVQDAITHKDLLVIMPTGGGKSLCFQLPALLKQGITIVISPLISLMQDQVTALQDNGIGATYINSTLNYEETRIRQRDILAGKIKLLYLAPERLVSDTFQPFLDTVVQKIGISAFAIDEAHCISEWGHDFRQEYRQMKYLRSQYPRVPIIALTATATVRVQRDIIQQLNLRNPQIHRFSFNRQNLYYEVQPKETRAYNQLLHIIRSHQGSGIVYCISRKSTEEIAERLARDGVSALPYHAGLSDKVRSQYQTRFIRDDVRIMVATVAFGMGINKPDVRLVVHYDLPRNIESYYQESGRAGRDGEKASCILLYSRGDKQKINYFIRQKTNPQEQKIAYAQLAKVIEYADTNYCRRIPQLSYFGEKFKGNCGNCDNCLNPKPIEDWTIEAQKFLSCVYRTNQRFGTKHIIDVLRGSRDKRIYEYGHHLLSTYGIGKDHTTDEWKNLATSLVYQGLVRQTSDGYNILKINDQSKKILKGETKVYVAVKGKAVKKASRDLNSQAVEVEILLNQLKTLRKKLADLENIAPYVVFHDSTLKVMAQMQPDTTAKFAQLSGVNDYKLHKYGDIFISEIRTFIQQKQLPFQLPTNTQMKTLQLYQQGLGIADIAKERGLSVTSIVSHLSELIELNQPVIVNDFVKTEKQKVILDILKKVGNQKLKEIKQHLPDEYTYDEIKLVRAWFKRMENG
- a CDS encoding serine/threonine protein kinase; translation: MDMENILLNRYEIINHLGTGGFGETYLAKDLHSPTQKRVVVKSLKPIHDKNRSELIEKLFLKEASTLEELGENSKQIPTLYAYFHHQDRYYLVQEYIQGKSLNQIGIISPDKCKEILLSFLEVLKYIHSQNIIHRDIKPENIIIREKDNLPVLIDFGAVKEKMGSFTTPNGSIVSSVIVGTRGFMAPEQGLGRTVFSSDLFALGLTIIYCLTGKSPMEFPSDTLTGELQWQDYIPNLESGFREILEKATKIDIPSRYGNAEEMYQDVLTVMGEVSPLSMAMASPIIAPTQLSSPSDTLLKTQVITPRVEDDNLSDSSSSNFLMVVMFSMVVFLALMGGFFLAQPRQDNQVVVEETEGEVEEEKDSPMDMERKNTDTNPREEENTPINPITEEIPEEDIEEVESPPAEINPPEEINPNPPIEETPPPDTTPVLSEQEAKQTLQSLYSYLSAKQFESAIALYSPSMQSQFRQSFFEQFDKVTVEDLRITSQSSQSITLVGDNTYYYPDGTTQREQRNYTVTTMDGVPQITSSQFLQVTKPRE
- a CDS encoding PEP-CTERM/exosortase system N-acyl amino acid synthase; the encoded protein is MDGIGLGEHFFKYFDIFVANTQELKEEVFRIRYQVYCQELGYEPVENFPDFMEKDSYDNRSIHCILQHKSTGIYAGCVRLVLSNTNDIDHRFPFESICHNHTFDFENISRTNVAEISRLAVISQFRKRSGEQNTPSGLIVFENRSKEEIREQRRRSSVIALGLYLAATSLGMDLGLSHAVTLMEPRLARHLRMSGLIARPIGTVVDFHGKRGPYTLERQEVLNGFSENTEIYCLFKKIQATIKDNICYQFCSA